The following proteins come from a genomic window of Equus quagga isolate Etosha38 unplaced genomic scaffold, UCLA_HA_Equagga_1.0 HiC_scaffold_17295_RagTag, whole genome shotgun sequence:
- the LOC124232025 gene encoding olfactory receptor 2Z1 produces the protein MGHVNHSVASDFILVGLFSHSGSHQLLFSLVAAMFIMGLLGNTVLLFLIHVDYRLHTPMYFLLSQLSLFDIGFPLVTIPKMASDFLQGESFISFEGCAAQIFFLTLMGVAEGILLTLMSYDRYVAVCHPLQYPLLMRRQVCLLMVGSSWLAGMLNASIQTSITLHFPYCTSRIVDHFFCEVPALLKLSCADTSAYELALSTSGVLILVLPLSLIATSYGYVLGAILRMRSEEARNKAFTTCSSHITVVGLFYGAAVFMYMVPGAYHNPHQDNVLSLFYSLVTPTLNPLIYSLRNREVRMALVKVLSSAGLR, from the coding sequence ATGGGGCATGTGAATCACTCAGTAGCCTCTGATTTCATTCTGGTGGGCCTCTTCAGTCACTCAGGGTCACATcagcttctcttctccctggTGGCTGCCATGTTTATCATGGGGCTTCTGGGCAACACTGTTCTGCTCTTCCTCATCCACGTGGACTACCggctccacacacccatgtactttctgctcagtcaGCTCTCACTGTTTGATATTGGCTTCCCTCTGGTCACCATCCCCAAGATGGCATCAGACTTCCTGCAGGGAGAAAGTTTCATCTCCTTCGAGGGTTGTGCAGCTCAAATATTCTTCCTGACGCTCATGGGTGTGGCTGAGGGCATCTTGTTGACCCTAATGTCCTATGACCGTTATGTCGCTGTGTGCCACCCCCTGCAGTATCCTTTGCTCATGAGGCGCCAGGTGTGCCTGCTCATGGTGGGCTCCTCCTGGCTGGCGGGTATGCTCAATGCCTCCATCCAGACCTCCATTACTCTGCACTTCCCCTACTGTACCTCCCGCATCGTGGACCACTTCTTCTGTGAGGTGCCAGCCCTGCTGAAGCTCTCCTGCGCAGACACCTCTGCTTATGAGTTGGCGCTGTCCACCTCGGGGGTGCTGATCCTTGTGCTCCCCCTTTCCCTCATTGCCACTTCCTATGGCTACGTGTTGGGGGCCATTCTACGCATGCGCTCAGAGGAGGCCCGAAACAAGGCCTTCACTACCTGCTCCTCACACATCACAGTAGTGGGACTCTTTTACGGAGCAGCCGTGTTCATGTACATGGTACCGGGTGCCTACCACAACCCACACCAAGACAATGTGCTCTCCCTTTTCTACAGCCTTGTCACTCCCACACTCAACCCGCTCATCTACAGTCTGAGGAATCGGGAAGTGAGGATGGCTTTGGTCAAAGTGCTCAGCAGTGCTGGACTCAGGTAA